From Pseudomonas alcaligenes, a single genomic window includes:
- a CDS encoding DUF1285 domain-containing protein, with translation MTDPGKAGDLLAQIPKGEGKGLPPVHLWNPDFCGDIDMRIARDGTWYYLGTPIGRKPMVKLFSTIIRRDDDKYFLITPVEKVGITVDDAPFVAVTLQVSGEGEAQLLRFTTNVEEEVEAGAEHPLRVELDPVTQEPSPYLHVRRNLEALVHRNVFYQLVELAVPREIDGQTWLGVWSGGTFFPIGPLPE, from the coding sequence ATGACCGATCCGGGCAAGGCCGGCGACCTGCTGGCGCAAATTCCCAAGGGCGAAGGCAAGGGCCTGCCGCCGGTGCACCTGTGGAATCCGGATTTCTGCGGCGACATCGATATGCGCATCGCCCGTGACGGCACCTGGTACTACCTGGGGACGCCGATCGGGCGCAAGCCGATGGTCAAGCTGTTCTCCACCATCATCCGCCGCGACGACGACAAGTATTTCCTGATCACGCCGGTGGAGAAGGTCGGCATCACCGTCGACGACGCGCCCTTCGTCGCCGTGACCCTGCAGGTGAGCGGCGAGGGCGAGGCGCAGCTGCTGCGCTTCACCACCAATGTCGAGGAAGAGGTCGAGGCGGGTGCCGAGCATCCGCTGCGGGTGGAGCTGGATCCCGTGACCCAGGAGCCGTCGCCCTACCTGCATGTGCGGCGCAACCTGGAAGCCCTGGTGCACCGCAATGTGTTCTATCAGCTGGTGGAGCTGGCGGTACCCCGCGAGATCGATGGCCAGACCTGGCTGGGCGTGTGGAGCGGCGGCACCTTCTTCCCGATTGGGCCGCTGCCGGAGTAA